ggctAAATGATTTCAAAAAGCAATGCAATATACTGatgtaataattacattaaaaacaaGATTATTCTTATGTTTAAACCCAAATCAAATTATTTCAGTACGAAAAACTGATATCATCTCCATGACTATATACTcattgttatatttcattttaatatgcACTGGAAGCATTTGTTTCCCCTCAAAAGGGAGGGGCCGGGATTCGCACTAAATAActaaattattcttttatttgcagttcttggtaaaaaaaaaaaaaaaaaaaaaaaagcacagaaTCAAATGGGTGCTCCAGAAGGATTCGACACTTTATTGTTTATGaacttttgtttacaaattttgacgCCTTTGAATTCCTACCATTTCCAAGGAACGGAGAGGAAGGGGAGCTTAAGTGTctttacaatacaatacaatatgtttttttcttcaactatAGGTCCCTTAGATGGACAATGACAAAGACGTTATCATAATTCAGTTGATATCAGCTGACACAGACTACAGTGAATATTAATAGCGTAATAATCAATATAATGGGATACAACTATTTGAAATGTTCAGTTCTCTGAAATAGGATTGTGTGCGGCAGTACAATCCAATGAAAAGCAAATTTTGgtttaattgattgatttataGATCGTGAAACGCCGGTTTACggtaaaatattacaaatttccCTTGTTATAATAAGGGTATAATGGTAATATCACTGGGCGAAGGAAAGCTAATTTGTTCCACGATTTCAActggaaaattatatttttacaatctcctttcaaaatttattttttcttcagatatataaccatattttttttaattcttgggGCAaccattattatttttcttttaagagATTTCCAAAGAAATATACCTGCCAATTCAGAGAATCAAATAGTGGTTCCTTTAGTCACTCCCAAATATAAATACTATGTTGTAACCTTTGTATTCTCACTTCCCTACATGTAGTTACTTATTTTGATATCTTGTCGCTTTTTTAAGAAACtttctttatcaaatatttaGATCTTAAACACAGTTTGTGCTTTATATATTTTCCATTGTGACACAGATACAAATTTAATGCATAAAGATACAAGTAACGGTTACCATCATTTGTCAAATACAGACAATCATAAAATAATACAGTTTTCCCTAAGCGAGATAGTTTAATGAAATGTCGTAACATGTTAACAAGCATAGAGTACAATCTATCTTTTATAAAGCTGGTGTGTATAACATTTTTTTACGAATTTGTTTCAGAACTCAATGAAAACTTAAAGAACAGAGTTGCATTGAAGGCAGACACAGTCTTTTGaactacatttttgtaaaggagGGATTGTCGAGTCCACCATTTTTCTCTTGAAACTTGCCACCATTAACATTGATTTCTACGTCATTAATGTCTATTCCTTTAACAGCTTGTCTATCTAATTCGGCAAGATCTTCTTGCGATAAGTGAGCAACAAGACCAGCACCATATGCATCACCCAATACATTAATGGCTGTTCTAAATCTATCCCTGAAATGTAAATAATCATCACATAGGAGTATTTTCGTTTATTACAACCTTGctataatatttgaaaattactTAGGAATGTCTTCACCTATATTGGTCATACTGGTTAACATGGCAATGTTTTGTGTCTCTGTTTGTTCTTCATTTAGTGTTTAATATGTGCTGTTTGTTACCTTCGTCGAGCGACTTTCTTTGATCAGTATCAGTTATGAAATCGGAGTAAGTTCTAAAGTATAAGTAATTGATCTTAGAGTCATCACAATTTCATACAGCTACTTCATAGCAGGGCCTGAAATGCCGACCAGCATGAAGAGGATAGATGAAGTGGGGTGACTTCAAAGcaatatatcaaataattaataaacTAATTCTATGAATTTAACAATATTGTCACATAATTTATTTTTGCTAAACTCATATGCATTGAATATATATGCAGTTGAAATGCAAATATTTTGGACAACATTGGAATTTGACTTTGTCTGTCAGGCGTTGATTCCAATTATATAGTTAAGTTGTACCATGTACAGTAGAGTGTTATATAAAGATACTTACAAAAACCAATCTATGGGTATTATGAGAGTTACTTCGTCTACTGGTAATCCAACTGCTGTCAAAACAATTGCCATGGTTACAAGACCAGCTGACGGAATTCCCGCGGCACCAATGGCAGCAGCTGTTGACgtcaaactttgaaaaaaatatccggGTTATATTATGCTATTTACAAAAACGAAATCAGTAGAGTCACCTTAGTGAATATCATAAAAATGCAATAATAAAAGAAGTAATGAGAAGAATACTATGAAAAAGAAAGTACTTAACTGTTGCTTATAAGAGACACTCATATATAACCCTACTATGCTTCTCTGTTAACTTACGGTTGTCATACGACGGTGATAATTGTTCTGTGTtagatatgaaatattttttttaatacataactGTTGCTCTCCTCTTTTCAAATGGCACAACATTGCTGTCCATTACAAGATTGACTGTAAGGAATAATTTTATCGTcttacaaaaaattagaattcgtaataaaatatatatttttcttactttttacaACTTTTTCCATTGTTTAAATTCCATATTTATCATTAAAGTTTTAAGTACAGGTATGATGTAGTCATTGTGCAACCTTCACCTTGTGTGTTATTATAGCAAATAGCAAAGCAAAAGCTGCTTAAAATATTCCTTCTTTTCaaatatgatttgaaaaaagttttacTTCTAATTGTTATTTCTTATCCAAATACATACCTGATGATAATAACTTCcccaaaatttaatgaaattccTAGATACTGAGCAATAAAAATGGATGCCACGGCCTCGTAGAGTGCAGTTCCATCCATGTTGATGGTGGCTCCGATTGGGGTCACAAATTTCGCTACACGTATGTCGATCTTATTCTTCTCTTCCAGGCATTCCATGGTCACAGGAAGTGTCGAAGAGCTTTGAAagacataaattttaaataagaGGACATTCTGTGACATTTATCAACAAGATTATTGTTATTGGGAAGGTATGATAAAGTAACATTTTGgtcaattgaatttaaaaaacagAACTATCAATTCATCAAAAACATTCTCTAGACCTTCCACGACATTAGACCGTCCGAGGTATttgtatttttgaattttgtcGCACATTTTTCTTTTCGCtatgaaatagttttttttacaaagatgTTGGTGCTAGTACTTTTTGGGGTAAAGTTGtagattttaatttaatattccTGAAATGCATACACGTGATCAATCTGTATCATCATTACCAATATCAAAAAAAagaattgagtatttttttttgggatctttttttcaaagtaaacggGCGGCATTACATCTCTTTATCATAGATATTCATTTCTATTGCAAAGTTTGTTTTTCTTACgatgtaaaaaaaatgtgtttcttatttttttaaagagtatCATTATCATTTAATTCTACTTTCGAAAGTGCTATATATTTGTAGAGAATGAtgtgtttcatttgttttttatggagagttgtctcattgcaatcataccgtatcttctttttttttatgttaaatgagTTGCATTTTTTTAGTAGAAAATatattccagaagttttcagatTTAAAATTGGTGATTATAAATtgcattattttgtattttaaaaattcagtcTTTACCTTGAAGCAGTACCCCAAGCTGTTAACAATGCCCGGAGCATGTTGTAGCAAAATATAAAGGGATTCTTCCTGGTACCTACGAAGTATACGAGAGGTAGGACAATAAAACCATGAAGACCAAGCCCTAACAAAACAGTCAGCATGTAGTAGCCAAGCTGTGTAAACACTTTACCCATGTCCTCCATCTCAATCAATTTAACAGCAATCAGAAACACTATTCCGACTGGCGAGTACCTGAAATAGTTAAAAGTCGTCTTCAATTCAAATACCCAGATGAGTCATGTTTATTAATGAATTATTACTGTTTTTGTTGTCTGTTATAATTGAGattattgtttatgatgttaTAAGCCAATAAGATTAAGAACTTTAATATCACATTTAAAAAATTCTTGTTAACATGAATACTAGATGGTTTGAAATGCAGAAtaaaactaaaaagtaaaataaaaaaaataccgagctcccaggataattcaaaacataaagtcccttcaaaaatggcaacatcaaaagctcaaacatatgaaacgaatggaaaacaactatcatattcctgtcTTACTACAGGCATTTCCTCATGTAgtaaaatggtgaattaaaccttgttttatagctagcaaaatCTCTTGCCAAAAGTAATTACatttcataacaaatatatattaacttTTAATTGATACTGACATGTATGGTTTGTTTTGCAAGAAAATTTATAATCAAAACATACGTACCATATGATTAATGTTACGATCTTCATTGTTGCAATGTGCATACATTCGAAGAAAGCTGACAGTGGTTTTCCTGCTGGACCCATTCTAGACAAAGTGCAGCCAAAAAATATCGAGAAGACTACTATACCAAGGATGTTCATTCCCTCCACCTTTTTCACCACGGGTTTGTCTACTATTCGTGTAGTAGTGTAGTTGACCATTTTCACTGAAAAGTCCACATTATAACTATAGTaactgtatttttaataaaatccgattagaaaaaatatatgtttgccaacttattcggtattcatgCAATGACATGCAGCTGTTACTCAGATTGTGTAAAACGTCTCCAGTGTCTGATTAGAAAGGTgaggtatgtcaaagaacgtctcgtccttttccTATAAatttcatcggaaggtaccaagacattgttgataaatatttctaatcaaattcacaaataatacaagatggtcttgtatcatagattctaggtactgacgttgtttgacaccttaataacgtgttatattattcttttatttgtctttatgaatttCGTTTTTACTGTTTagcctgtgttttttttttgtatatccaTTTGACATGgctctgtatttatacatcccgtcattgtgttattgtgctagggttaatttttgtattcttgtctttttatttctgcttatgtactttgtctatatgcctttttgtgtttttttgttgacatatttgtttgtttatagtgattaaaattataacacaaaatCGGCTCATGTACCCCGATTTTTTATGTTTCtatcatgtttgtttgttttgttcacacatctttgtcaatataatcgaAGTTAATGAGACGGTCATACAAGGTCTagctagctaaaaaaaaaaaaaaaattaatccaccattttctacatacgaaaatgttTGTATGAAGTCAGAAcattgacagttgttatccattcgtttaatgtgtttgtgcttttgattttgacatttgattgcggactttccgtttttaatattTCTCGgaattcgatatttttgttattttacttgttgATATTTTAAATCTTTAGGAATCAAATGTTATATGCGGATGTAATATTGCTGCAAAACGCTCCTTATTTTATCATCTTCATATCTGCATTTAGCTGACCACACGTATAACGTATTCTCTGATCTGGTCATTCATTTACTATACGCCTAATGGTAAATCAGTTTTCTATCCTAATTCTATCCTAGTTTTGGGaactttttagaaattcaaatgtgacgtcattttcaatTTGTACGTTTATCGATTTGGCTAAAGCGGCTGTGAATTTGTATATGCTGGTTTATGTTACTTATCTATccgtttttattttgtagttagTCACCGGTTGTATTATTTATATCcaatatatagtcattttataaaaaaaatactgtttgcaaaagtatgaatcattctaaataataaggatgttcttatcccaggcaggaaaccttagccgtattgggcacaactttttggaacttttggtcctcaatgctcttcaactttacacttgttttggctttcgattTTTTTTCCTCAGAGCGTCACTgcttagtcttgtgtggacaaaacgcgcgtctggcgtattaaattgttAACCTggcaccttttgttagctattatttgtgtgtttctctgtcctatatgttctttaagttatttgtattgtagtactatcatgtaatgttgtcattttaatgttatatttaacattgccataaaagcgggaggtttggcatgctacAAAACCGGGTTCAACttaccatttttttattattaaatgtcctgtaccaagtaaggaaaatggccattgttatattatagttcgtgtctgtgtgtgcaacattttaatgttgtgtttctgttgtgtcgtagttctcctcttatattttatgagtttccctcagttttagtttgttacccggatttggttttttcccaatcgatttatgaatttcgaacagcagtatactatagttgcctttatttgacaacATTATACACGTAgctgattttgaaatatttgttatttcaatatttctacttttagattatttttttttttacttgaaagaTCAATACTTCGTGATTAAACACGAGTTTAAACAAGGCATGACATTTATAGAAATTTAGTGTATAATTAAGATTATTAACACGAGCTGTTTTCGAACTCTGCGAAAAAGAATATATCCATAAGTGTGTCAAATACATATACATAAAGAAATTTACCCATATCATCATTAGGTGACTGTGTGGTGAAGTTTGTACCCGTAACATTCATCATGTACGTATGCTCAGTGACTATATTATGATCCAATACTTCCGTTgtttgctaaaaaaaataattttaaaaatctatttaagTTCAAAGTGATGAGAAGTtattaagataaaacaaaaattgacgaAAACGAATTAATTCGAAAAAAGATGAACATGGTAAAATGTCTGCAATATTGTTATGTCTCTCTTGAGGTATCGAACCAATTGAATCAAAAACATTATGAATTCATTGAACTAATTAAAATGCTGTAATAAAAAGAAgcctttttaatttaattattcaattagAATTGAAAGTTTCGATGTCACTTTTATATCATATATGACTACAATATgatttaaatcaaaagaaaaggaaacgaaaaaaatcaATTACACATGTTGAGACTTAACTTTGGTATTGAAATTGCCATTTGATGTTGGTGcttataaattgtatataacaaCATGTGATTGCTCTGGCTTTCAGTAGACTGTTTTAGGGACTATGACAATAGGACGTCTCGAAAAATATAATTAGGATCAAATATCATTCTTTTTTTCTACCACGAATAATTATCTTTTTTCACCAACTATCCATCCTCCTGTAGCACACACGATCAATTCcctccctcccccccccccccctaatctaCCATTTTCGTTgaacaaattgaaacaaatcaAAGCAATATCGGAAATTCATATTAAAGAACAAGACGTATATTTGGTAATTGTCTTGTTGACATGTACATGACCTGTTATTTACGATAATTACCTTTCGAAAGCATGCTTCAAT
This sequence is a window from Mytilus edulis chromosome 1, xbMytEdul2.2, whole genome shotgun sequence. Protein-coding genes within it:
- the LOC139498531 gene encoding excitatory amino acid transporter 1-like, which gives rise to MEKKMEAVSDKPKKSKIKEIIMENLLIILMILSVIIGVCLGVGLRGIWSPDEKRKLHYLRFPGDLLMNMLKMMIIPLIVSSLISSLAFLDSKSSGKMGLRAVVYYLTTTLCAVIIGIILVVTIRPGDRGGKIEKGGSSKNADALDSLFDLIRNCFPDNLIEACFRKQTTEVLDHNIVTEHTYMMNVTGTNFTTQSPNDDMVKMVNYTTTRIVDKPVVKKVEGMNILGIVVFSIFFGCTLSRMGPAGKPLSAFFECMHIATMKIVTLIIWYSPVGIVFLIAVKLIEMEDMGKVFTQLGYYMLTVLLGLGLHGFIVLPLVYFVGTRKNPFIFCYNMLRALLTAWGTASSSSTLPVTMECLEEKNKIDIRVAKFVTPIGATINMDGTALYEAVASIFIAQYLGISLNFGEVIIISLTSTAAAIGAAGIPSAGLVTMAIVLTAVGLPVDEVTLIIPIDWFLDRFRTAINVLGDAYGAGLVAHLSQEDLAELDRQAVKGIDINDVEINVNGGKFQEKNGGLDNPSFTKM